The following DNA comes from Verrucomicrobiota bacterium.
CGTGACCTCAGCGCCGACAGGGGTTCGTTGAAACCGATGTGGCCCGCTTCGCCGATGCCCAACAGCTGCAGGTCGATCCCGCCGGCTTCGTGGATTTGCCGCTCGTAGCGGACGGCTTCCGCGCCCAGGTCCGGCGCCATGCCGTCCGGGACGTGGGTGTTGGCGAGGTCAACGTTTACCCGTCGGAAGAGGTGATGGTTCATGTAGTACCGGTAAGAACGTTCGTCTTCGGCGGGCACACCAATGTACTCGTCGAGGTTAAAAGTGCGGCAGCCTGAGAAATCCAATTTTTCTTTCTCCCGCATGGCCACGAGGCGGTCATAGACGCGTTCCATCGTGCGGCCGGTAGCCAACCCCAGGACCAGGTCGGGTTTGGCGCGCAAGCGAGCGGCGATCAGCCGGGCGGCAAGGTCCGCCGCCTGCTCCGGGTCGGGTCGAATGATGACTTCCATGGGGTCGCCTTATGTTGGGTTAAGAAACAACGGGCTCAAATCATCCCGGCTGGAGAGCGCCCGGCCTCGTTCGAGCACCTCCTCGAGCCGGCCATCGGCCCAACGGCGCAGGCGGTAGAGCGTGGCAAAGGTAAACCGGGGCGCGGCGGCCCCCTGGCCTCCGACCACCTCCGCGCCTCGACGCACGTTATCGATCATCCAGGCCGGCAGACGCAGGTGGAAAGGGTTGCGCGCGACCTCGCCGGCGTGCAACGCCAGCGCGGCCACCAGATCGGCTACTTCCGCCGGGCTTGACTCGACCATCAGGTTAGGCGCGTCCATCGCGCCCCAGAATTCGGTCTCCACCACGCGACAGGCCAGACCCGGGCATTGGGTCAGGGCGTCGAGCACCAACTGGTGGGTGCCAACGTGGGTTTGATTCCAATCCTCGGCGTGCGGCGCGAAGACGATTGCAGGGCGGTGGGCGGTCAAAATGGCGGCAATCGCTTCGACCGAGGCCGCCCATTGTTTGGGGTCGTGCTTTCGCGCGGCCAGGTTGATGCCCTCCAGCCCCTTTTCGGAAGGCGTCACCAACCCGAAGCCGATGTAGGCGCAAGCGTGCTTAAGTTCCTGCCAGCGTTCGGCGCGCCGGTCCAGGCGGCTGCCTAACGTGACCGCCACGTTGACGACGTTGATGTTCAGCTCGCGCTGCAGCCGCAGCGGCAGCGCGCCGATGATAACCTCGTCGTCAGGATGGGGCGCAAAGATCAACGCCGTGGGCGCGCCGGTCGCAACCGGCGGGCGCGCGGGAGGGGTTGGGTCCGCCGGGCTTAGCGCTGCGCCCTCGGTCAAGAGCCGGGCAAAGCCGTCGACGAATGCCTGGTAAGGGTTGTTAAAGGCCATGGGTTGCGTCAGTTTCTGCCGGTTCGCGTCCAGGGAAAGGTTTGCATGATCAACCCTCAGCGAGCGTGCAGTTTGTCCTTGAGTGCGGTTGCGACCGCCGCCGCTCGTCCGCCGGCAATGACGTGCCAAACGTTGCCGGACGGCTGCATCACGCCGCTCACACCGGCGCGCATTAGGGCCCGCTCGTCGGCTTTACGGCCATCCCGAACCGTAAACCGCAACCGGGTCACGGCGGCGTGCTCAGCGGTCTGCACATTCGCGGGTCCCCCGAGGGCGCTGAGCAAGTGTTCCGCAAGCGCCACGTCGTCCGCGCCGGCCGGGGCTGAGGCCCCGGCAATCATCGCAGCATCGGCTTTGGCGGCTGTTGCCTCCTGAATCGCAGCGCCGGCTTTGGCAGCCGTTGCCTCCCGATCCGCCCGCGGCAGCGCTCCGTATTCCCCGCCGGCCATCGCCGTCCGGATCTCGCCGGCAACGATCTCCGCCTGGGGGCCGAGCACCACCTGCAAGACGTTACGGCCCGGGCGGACGATGCCCCGCGCGCCCAGGGCACGAAGTCCCGATTCGTTGACCAACTGATCATCGACTACCTCCAGGCGCAGACGCGTCGTGCACGCGTCCACGACCTTGATGTTGCGGTTGCCGCCTAAACTTTGGATAAAACCAACGGCACCGGCAAGCGCCGGCGCTCGGGCGCCGGCCGGGACACCGGCTGGGATACCGGCCGGCGAAGGTTCTTCTCCGGCGGTTTCAGCCGCGGCGCGCCCGGGCGTCGCCAGGTTGAACTTACGAATCGCAAAGCGGAAGAGGAAGTAATAGATGGCGAAGTAAGCGAGCCCTACCGGGATCAACAGCCAGCCGTTCGTCGAGAGCCGGTAACTGATGATGTAGTCGATCGCACCGGCTGAAAAGGTGAACCCCAGCTTGACGTGCAGCAAGTCCATCAGCGCCATCGAAATGCCGGTCAGCACCGCGTGGATCACGTAGAGGAGCGGCGCAAGGAACATGAAGGTAAACTCAATGGGCTCGGTTACCCCGGTCAGAAAAGAGGTCAGCGCCATCGAAAACAACATGCCGCCGACCGCTTTCCGGTTTTCCGGGCGGGCTGCGAAATACATGGCCAGGCACGCCGCCGGCAAACCGAACATCATGATCGGGAAGAAACCGGCCATGAATGAGCCTGCCGTGGGATCGCCGGCGAAGAAACGGTTAAGGTCGCCGGTCACAACTTTGCCGCCCGGCCCCGTAAAGTTACCAAACACAAACCAGACCAGGCTGTTGAGGATGTGGTGCAAACCGGTCACCAGCAGCAACCGGTTGAGAATGCCATAGACGAACAGGCCGATGGCGCCGGCCCCGATGAGCGCATGCCCCACCCAATCAATCCCTGCCTGCACCGGCGGCCAAACGTAGCCGCACACCAGGCCGAGCAGCACGCACGATAGTCCGGTGATGATAGGAACGAACCGTTTACCGCCGAAGAAGGCCAGGTACTCAGGCAGTTTGATGTCCTTGAAACGGTTATACAAACCGCCCGCCACGAGGCCGCAGAGGATGCCCGCCAGCACCCCCATGTTGATCTTTTCATTAATCGACTTCAGAACCGCGGTCAGGATGAGGTAACCGATGCCCCCGGCCAGACCGGCCGCACCGTTATTTTCCTTCGCGAACCCCACCGCAACGCCGATCGCAAAGACCAGCGCGAGGTTAGTGAATACCGTCCCTCCGGCTTCCGCGATCCATTTGACGTTAAGCAGGTCGGGTTGGCCCAACCGGAGCAAAAGTCCCGCGAGGGGGAGTACCGCGATCGGCAGCATAAGCGCGCGACCGAGCTTCTGAATTCCTGCGAACGAGATTGCTTTCATAATCTCCGCGATGCTTCTGTTTTTTGTTCAGACCGTTTACCGGACGCGTTGTTAAGGGTTAACCGGAAAGGTTTCTTTGACTAAGGCGCGGACCTCATCCGCCGTGCGTAAACCGACCGCCTTTTCCGCGAGTTGCCGGCAGGCCTTGAGGTCGAGGGTGCGCACCTGCGCTTTGATCTCAGGCACCATGGGGATGCTAACGGAGAGTTCGGTCACGCCGAGCCCCATGAGGAGCGGAACGGCCGCCGGTTCGGAAGCCATCGCCCCGCAAACGC
Coding sequences within:
- the nagB gene encoding glucosamine-6-phosphate deaminase, which translates into the protein MEVIIRPDPEQAADLAARLIAARLRAKPDLVLGLATGRTMERVYDRLVAMREKEKLDFSGCRTFNLDEYIGVPAEDERSYRYYMNHHLFRRVNVDLANTHVPDGMAPDLGAEAVRYERQIHEAGGIDLQLLGIGEAGHIGFNEPLSALRSRTREKALTPVTRRQNAAMFGGDPDKVPPRALTMGVGTILEARELLLLATGAAKASILAKAVEGPITAMISASAIQLHANCKVVVDEQAGRELQGREYYDWVFQNEPEWREFCA
- a CDS encoding PIG-L family deacetylase yields the protein MAFNNPYQAFVDGFARLLTEGAALSPADPTPPARPPVATGAPTALIFAPHPDDEVIIGALPLRLQRELNINVVNVAVTLGSRLDRRAERWQELKHACAYIGFGLVTPSEKGLEGINLAARKHDPKQWAASVEAIAAILTAHRPAIVFAPHAEDWNQTHVGTHQLVLDALTQCPGLACRVVETEFWGAMDAPNLMVESSPAEVADLVAALALHAGEVARNPFHLRLPAWMIDNVRRGAEVVGGQGAAAPRFTFATLYRLRRWADGRLEEVLERGRALSSRDDLSPLFLNPT
- a CDS encoding PTS transporter subunit EIIC, translated to MKAISFAGIQKLGRALMLPIAVLPLAGLLLRLGQPDLLNVKWIAEAGGTVFTNLALVFAIGVAVGFAKENNGAAGLAGGIGYLILTAVLKSINEKINMGVLAGILCGLVAGGLYNRFKDIKLPEYLAFFGGKRFVPIITGLSCVLLGLVCGYVWPPVQAGIDWVGHALIGAGAIGLFVYGILNRLLLVTGLHHILNSLVWFVFGNFTGPGGKVVTGDLNRFFAGDPTAGSFMAGFFPIMMFGLPAACLAMYFAARPENRKAVGGMLFSMALTSFLTGVTEPIEFTFMFLAPLLYVIHAVLTGISMALMDLLHVKLGFTFSAGAIDYIISYRLSTNGWLLIPVGLAYFAIYYFLFRFAIRKFNLATPGRAAAETAGEEPSPAGIPAGVPAGARAPALAGAVGFIQSLGGNRNIKVVDACTTRLRLEVVDDQLVNESGLRALGARGIVRPGRNVLQVVLGPQAEIVAGEIRTAMAGGEYGALPRADREATAAKAGAAIQEATAAKADAAMIAGASAPAGADDVALAEHLLSALGGPANVQTAEHAAVTRLRFTVRDGRKADERALMRAGVSGVMQPSGNVWHVIAGGRAAAVATALKDKLHAR